A stretch of Acidovorax sp. DW039 DNA encodes these proteins:
- a CDS encoding helix-turn-helix domain-containing protein: MERYSGQNSAYEEGGAIPVGAHPLLPEVTLPADWACMARVHEVAQGITLTCWSGNPASDLEVSAKGPPMFCIGVLLEGRARMSLDGGPVLELRPGMAVVQTAARPASGRFAMRGGQSSRMVDIRFSHDGLQRAGGRPLVALQGRFLHDCSLTDAQWLMGGFPAPAALLRVASDILTCEFADETVRKLYLQAKALEALAIVLQTVGPAAPSASHAREKVRLLQARRLLDERFGEDWTIVRLAREVGLGEKKLQAGFRAMAGRSVHEHLREVRLAAAAALLADGVSVTEVAAATGFGSLSHFSKVFRAERGVLPSQWRDARPI, from the coding sequence GTGGAACGGTACAGCGGTCAAAACAGCGCGTACGAAGAAGGCGGTGCTATCCCTGTGGGCGCTCACCCGCTGCTGCCCGAAGTGACGCTGCCTGCCGATTGGGCATGTATGGCACGGGTGCATGAGGTCGCGCAAGGCATCACGCTCACCTGCTGGAGCGGCAACCCGGCCAGCGATCTGGAGGTCAGCGCTAAGGGGCCGCCGATGTTCTGCATCGGTGTGTTGCTAGAGGGCCGCGCACGCATGTCGCTGGATGGTGGGCCTGTGCTGGAATTGCGCCCCGGCATGGCGGTGGTACAGACGGCAGCCCGGCCCGCTTCAGGGCGTTTTGCCATGCGCGGTGGTCAATCAAGCCGCATGGTGGACATCCGTTTTTCGCACGATGGATTGCAGCGGGCAGGAGGACGGCCGCTGGTGGCATTGCAGGGACGCTTTCTGCACGACTGCAGCCTAACCGATGCGCAGTGGCTGATGGGTGGGTTTCCCGCCCCGGCCGCCTTGCTGCGCGTGGCCAGCGATATCCTGACCTGCGAGTTCGCAGACGAGACCGTGCGCAAGCTCTACCTGCAGGCCAAGGCGCTGGAGGCGCTAGCCATCGTGCTGCAGACGGTGGGGCCTGCGGCACCTTCGGCATCGCATGCGCGCGAGAAGGTGCGTCTTCTGCAGGCCCGCCGACTACTCGACGAGCGCTTTGGCGAGGACTGGACCATTGTCCGCCTGGCCCGTGAGGTGGGACTGGGGGAGAAGAAGCTGCAAGCAGGATTTCGTGCCATGGCTGGCCGGTCGGTGCACGAGCATCTGCGCGAGGTGCGCCTGGCGGCGGCTGCAGCCTTGCTGGCCGATGGCGTCAGCGTGACCGAGGTGGCGGCGGCCACAGGTTTTGGCAGTCTGAGCCATTTCAGCAAGGTCTTCCGCGCTGAGCGCGGCGTGCTACCCAGCCAGTGGCGCGATGCACGGCCTATATAG
- a CDS encoding IS3 family transposase (programmed frameshift), whose product MSKSNKFSPEVRERAVRMVQEHRGEYPSLWAAIESIAPKIGCVPQTLNDWVKKAEVDSGHRAGMTISDAQRIKELEREVKELRRAKDILKTASAFFGSGGARPPTQVVKAYIDRYRADYGVEPICRVLQVAPSCYWRHAARQRNPQLGSARAQRDESLKADIQRVWHANWQVYGADKVWLQMNREGIVVARCTVERLMRAMGLQGARRGKTVRTTVPDTSAPCPLDHVKRHFNASRPNELWVSDFTYVSTWQGWLYVAFVVDVYARRIVGWRVSRSMQTDFVLDALEQALYDRQPTAHALTHYSDRGSQYVSIRYTERLDQAGIRPSVGSRGDSYDNALAETINVLYKAELIHRRGPWKTRQSVELATLQWVHWFNHVRLLTPIGGIPPAEAEAN is encoded by the exons ATGAGCAAGTCGAACAAGTTCTCACCCGAGGTGCGTGAGCGCGCGGTGAGGATGGTGCAGGAGCACCGTGGGGAGTACCCGTCGCTGTGGGCGGCCATTGAATCAATTGCCCCCAAGATTGGCTGCGTGCCACAAACCCTGAACGACTGGGTCAAGAAGGCCGAGGTCGACAGCGGCCATCGTGCTGGCATGACCATTTCGGATGCCCAACGAATCAAGGAACTGGAGCGTGAGGTCAAGGAATTGCGCCGGGCCAAGGACATCCTGAAGACGGCCAGCGCGTTTTTCG GCTCAGGCGGAGCTCGACCGCCGACTCAAGTCGTGAAGGCCTACATCGACCGCTACCGTGCTGACTACGGGGTCGAGCCCATCTGCCGGGTGTTGCAGGTGGCCCCGTCTTGTTACTGGCGCCATGCAGCCCGGCAACGCAACCCCCAATTGGGCAGTGCACGCGCCCAGCGTGACGAGAGCTTGAAGGCCGACATCCAGCGCGTGTGGCACGCCAATTGGCAGGTCTACGGGGCGGACAAGGTCTGGCTGCAGATGAACCGCGAGGGCATCGTAGTGGCGCGCTGCACGGTCGAGCGACTGATGCGTGCCATGGGGTTGCAAGGGGCACGCCGTGGCAAGACGGTGCGCACCACCGTGCCGGACACATCGGCACCGTGCCCGCTGGACCACGTCAAGCGGCACTTCAATGCCAGCCGTCCCAACGAGCTGTGGGTGTCGGACTTCACTTACGTCTCGACCTGGCAGGGCTGGCTATACGTGGCCTTCGTTGTGGACGTGTATGCACGCCGCATAGTGGGCTGGCGGGTCAGCCGCAGCATGCAAACAGACTTCGTGCTGGATGCGCTGGAGCAGGCGCTGTATGACCGCCAGCCTACAGCCCATGCCTTGACGCACTACTCCGACAGGGGCAGTCAGTACGTTTCCATTCGCTACACCGAACGCCTGGACCAAGCAGGTATCAGGCCTTCCGTGGGTAGCCGGGGTGACAGCTACGATAACGCCCTGGCCGAGACCATCAATGTGCTGTACAAGGCCGAACTGATTCACCGCCGGGGACCTTGGAAGACCAGGCAATCCGTGGAATTGGCCACCCTGCAGTGGGTGCACTGGTTCAACCATGTCCGACTGCTCACGCCGATTGGGGGCATCCCTCCGGCAGAAGCTGAGGCAAACTAA
- a CDS encoding toll/interleukin-1 receptor domain-containing protein, with protein sequence MALKVFVSYAKEDRGRALQYYELLAQEGAEPWMDVKKLLPGQNWEAEIERAFSEANVVVLLLSKRSVDKRGFVQREANDAIERLRYKQPTDIYVIPLLLEPCDVPAHISGRLQYEAPRVLRRPVGLS encoded by the coding sequence TTGGCCTTGAAGGTATTCGTTAGCTACGCGAAGGAAGATAGGGGTCGCGCCCTGCAGTATTACGAGCTCCTCGCCCAAGAGGGAGCGGAGCCCTGGATGGACGTCAAAAAATTACTTCCCGGCCAAAACTGGGAGGCAGAAATTGAGCGTGCATTCAGTGAAGCCAATGTAGTTGTCTTGCTTCTGAGCAAGAGAAGCGTCGACAAACGAGGCTTTGTGCAGCGCGAGGCAAACGATGCCATCGAGCGTCTCAGATACAAGCAGCCAACCGACATATACGTCATCCCCCTATTGCTCGAACCCTGCGATGTTCCGGCTCACATCTCGGGCCGCCTGCAGTATGAAGCGCCCCGGGTTTTGAGGAGGCCGGTTGGTTTAAGTTGA
- a CDS encoding glyoxalase superfamily protein, with amino-acid sequence MTAIASAAYAAHPLDDESRAMALWTFVQLKTPRFSSADALAIVRDLGLQPGSEVKALAKQLRAALQARGIALKHTNALQLAAQLAGFKSWHEGGSVSTKKPLSLRFHAATWLNRELEDWDDAVDVISDYFLGDIKAKGLRSYRFVFMPGALGIQQPLLEAHNAVGRRVPLLEIVWDMDDSSQLRAAVTAAERVRRRFEESEHQAIVDGVAAIQYCLQNPHPEGHPDDPLNSELVVLDCDPGPYSAAEVARGNELQCWRELVNLMEDSHLEPASPIELDGLDWVCSPTKRYRWQLQTLRSTGGAVPQIATRELTRDETAKLLRRRNRIVRNRNYMVPEDTVRRMQVFDSERPDVMVHWGAVSAHVLADRVPREVVDQALGMRKTGEKLSLRAFENLSTELNADDPQSFILLPARKQLALLQDDGLQRALVSRIEDVEPIMPRGLDDERAEKAQELVNSFCVSLRMDARDDDAPINFVMPRHSPYLISAGAGKDLLDGLAKLGLVAYGGLTTLARWVTRNGKDGKERYIRACRALLLDIDYAESVPRGTKNAFSGSLNGDEEEAK; translated from the coding sequence GTGACAGCCATTGCCTCTGCGGCCTACGCCGCCCATCCTCTCGATGACGAGTCCCGCGCCATGGCGCTGTGGACCTTCGTCCAACTCAAAACCCCTCGGTTCTCCAGCGCTGACGCACTGGCAATCGTTCGCGACCTCGGGCTGCAGCCCGGGTCTGAGGTCAAGGCGCTCGCAAAGCAGCTGCGAGCGGCCCTGCAGGCCCGGGGCATCGCACTTAAGCACACCAACGCCCTCCAGCTCGCCGCGCAACTCGCCGGCTTCAAGAGCTGGCATGAGGGCGGGTCAGTTTCCACGAAGAAGCCCCTCTCCCTTCGCTTCCATGCCGCCACCTGGCTGAATCGCGAGCTCGAGGACTGGGACGACGCGGTAGACGTCATCTCCGACTACTTCCTTGGCGACATCAAGGCGAAGGGGCTCCGGAGTTACCGGTTCGTGTTCATGCCGGGCGCCTTGGGCATCCAACAGCCCCTCCTCGAGGCCCACAACGCAGTTGGCCGACGCGTGCCGCTGCTGGAAATTGTGTGGGACATGGATGATTCCAGCCAGCTGCGCGCCGCGGTGACCGCTGCCGAACGCGTGCGCCGGCGGTTCGAGGAATCCGAGCACCAGGCAATCGTCGACGGCGTGGCCGCAATTCAGTACTGCCTTCAGAACCCCCATCCGGAGGGACACCCAGACGACCCGCTCAACAGCGAGCTTGTCGTCTTGGACTGCGACCCGGGACCGTACTCGGCGGCCGAAGTGGCACGGGGCAACGAGCTTCAGTGCTGGCGCGAGCTCGTGAACCTGATGGAGGACAGCCACCTGGAGCCCGCATCGCCGATTGAGCTGGACGGCCTGGACTGGGTGTGCTCGCCCACAAAGCGGTACCGGTGGCAGTTGCAGACGTTGCGGTCGACGGGTGGAGCAGTTCCTCAGATTGCCACGCGAGAGCTGACCCGCGACGAAACCGCGAAGCTGCTGCGCCGTCGCAACCGCATCGTCCGGAACCGGAACTACATGGTTCCGGAGGACACCGTCCGTCGGATGCAGGTGTTCGACTCAGAACGGCCTGATGTCATGGTGCATTGGGGCGCGGTGTCCGCGCATGTCCTGGCTGACCGCGTTCCGCGGGAGGTCGTCGACCAGGCGCTCGGTATGCGAAAGACCGGCGAGAAGCTCAGCCTGCGCGCGTTCGAGAACCTGTCGACAGAGTTGAACGCCGACGACCCGCAGTCGTTCATCCTGCTGCCGGCGCGCAAGCAACTCGCCTTGCTCCAGGACGATGGCTTGCAGCGAGCGCTGGTATCGCGCATTGAAGACGTCGAGCCCATCATGCCGAGAGGCCTGGACGATGAGCGCGCAGAGAAGGCGCAGGAGCTCGTGAACAGCTTCTGCGTCTCCCTGCGGATGGACGCTCGGGACGACGACGCGCCCATCAACTTCGTCATGCCGCGGCACAGCCCTTACCTGATTAGCGCCGGGGCCGGGAAGGACCTCCTTGATGGTCTGGCGAAGCTCGGTCTAGTCGCGTACGGCGGGCTCACCACGCTTGCCCGCTGGGTCACCCGGAACGGGAAGGACGGCAAGGAGCGCTACATCCGGGCCTGCCGGGCGCTGCTCCTGGACATCGACTATGCGGAGTCAGTGCCCCGGGGGACGAAAAATGCGTTCTCTGGTTCGCTAAACGGGGACGAGGAGGAAGCCAAATGA
- a CDS encoding DNA polymerase II, translating to MSPAPKPTELRGFLLTRNWRDLPDGTEIEYWLATDQGPKKVLLKQQTSVAFLPVRYRAAAQVPLASLQGLEVKELGLKTFGQKPVLGVYARRFRDLGKLARALQPLGIPLYEADVRPHDRYLMERFITAGVLVEGGQREGSTILDGRLKPASGWRPVLTVVSLDIETSATEDLYSIALDAAGDRVVFMLGETPARASVSEPTVPPMDFRLVYCSTRRAMIEQLNAWFADHDPDVIVGWSVIQFDLRVLQKAADANSVQLLLGRERRPIVWRTHPGRQGYLFAPMPGRVVVDGIEALRAGMWSFPSFSLEAVSQALLGEGKEIGDAYDKMAEIERRYQEDKPALASYNIRDCALVLRIFEKLELLPFVLERAETTGLQIDHFGGSIAAFSHHYLPRMHRLGYVAPNVGDIAAKAFPGGYVMDSTPGFYDSVVVLDYKSLYPTIIRTFLVDPVGLAEGESANIQTGLVQGPQGTLFSREKHCLPDIVTMLSNARDEAKRVRNQPLSQALKLLMNSFAGVLGASECRFFNPKLVSAVTLRGHEVMKLTRMFVEERGYQVIYGDTDSIFIWLKRTYPNAEAHAIAAGLVHEINAWWTRKLREEQQLENFLEIEFDTHYAKFFMPTIRGSDVGSKKRYAGLSVDEEGREEMVYRGLEMARSDWTPLARQFQDGLLSRIFHGEPYQAFVTDYARSMLDGQMDALLVYRKRLRHRLDAYEVNVPPQVRAARIADAHNAKLNRPLQYQRGGWIEYVMTQSGPEPLEARHSRIDYEHYLVKQLQPIADAILQPLGDSFVGLTSTQKALF from the coding sequence ATGTCCCCGGCCCCCAAACCCACCGAACTCCGGGGCTTCCTACTCACACGCAACTGGCGCGATCTACCAGACGGCACCGAGATCGAGTACTGGCTGGCTACCGACCAGGGGCCGAAGAAGGTGCTTCTGAAGCAGCAGACCTCAGTTGCCTTCCTCCCAGTCCGATACAGGGCCGCGGCACAGGTCCCACTGGCGAGCCTGCAGGGCTTGGAGGTCAAGGAGCTTGGTCTAAAGACGTTCGGCCAGAAGCCTGTCCTTGGCGTCTATGCCCGCAGGTTTCGCGATCTCGGCAAGCTGGCGCGCGCACTTCAGCCTCTGGGGATACCGCTCTACGAAGCGGATGTCCGCCCACACGACCGCTACCTGATGGAGCGGTTCATCACGGCAGGAGTTCTGGTCGAGGGCGGCCAGCGCGAAGGTTCGACCATCCTCGACGGCAGATTGAAACCCGCTTCTGGTTGGCGCCCGGTGTTGACGGTGGTGTCGCTGGACATCGAGACGAGCGCGACCGAGGATCTTTACTCCATCGCACTGGATGCCGCGGGCGACCGAGTGGTCTTCATGCTGGGGGAGACGCCAGCGCGAGCTTCGGTGTCGGAACCAACTGTGCCACCGATGGACTTCAGGCTTGTGTACTGCTCAACTCGCAGGGCGATGATCGAGCAGCTCAATGCCTGGTTTGCGGACCATGACCCGGATGTCATCGTCGGCTGGAGCGTGATCCAGTTCGATCTGCGGGTGCTGCAGAAGGCGGCCGATGCGAACTCCGTGCAACTGCTGCTCGGGCGCGAGCGCCGCCCCATCGTGTGGCGTACGCACCCCGGCCGTCAGGGCTACCTGTTCGCGCCCATGCCCGGGCGTGTGGTTGTCGATGGCATCGAAGCACTGCGGGCGGGCATGTGGAGCTTCCCGTCTTTCAGCCTCGAAGCGGTCTCGCAAGCACTGCTGGGCGAGGGCAAGGAGATCGGAGACGCTTACGACAAGATGGCGGAGATCGAGCGGCGCTACCAGGAAGACAAGCCCGCGCTGGCCAGCTACAACATCCGCGACTGCGCGCTCGTCCTGCGCATCTTCGAGAAACTGGAGCTGCTGCCGTTCGTGCTGGAGCGAGCTGAGACGACAGGCTTGCAGATAGATCACTTCGGCGGCTCCATCGCCGCATTCAGCCACCACTACCTGCCGCGCATGCACCGCCTGGGCTACGTGGCACCCAACGTGGGTGACATCGCAGCCAAGGCTTTCCCTGGCGGCTATGTGATGGACTCCACCCCGGGCTTTTACGATTCCGTCGTGGTCCTGGACTACAAGAGCCTGTACCCCACCATCATCCGGACCTTCCTGGTGGACCCGGTAGGCCTGGCAGAGGGCGAGAGCGCCAACATCCAGACCGGGTTGGTGCAAGGGCCACAAGGCACGCTGTTCTCGCGCGAAAAGCACTGCCTGCCGGACATCGTGACCATGCTCTCGAATGCCCGGGACGAGGCCAAGCGGGTGCGCAACCAGCCTCTCTCGCAGGCCCTGAAGCTGCTCATGAACTCCTTCGCCGGTGTGCTGGGTGCATCCGAGTGCCGTTTCTTCAACCCGAAGCTGGTGTCTGCCGTGACCCTGCGCGGCCACGAGGTGATGAAGCTCACCCGAATGTTCGTGGAGGAGCGCGGATACCAAGTCATCTACGGAGACACCGACTCCATCTTCATCTGGCTCAAGCGCACCTACCCCAACGCGGAGGCGCACGCTATTGCGGCCGGCTTGGTGCATGAGATCAATGCCTGGTGGACCCGCAAGCTGCGTGAAGAGCAGCAACTGGAGAACTTCCTCGAAATCGAGTTCGATACCCACTACGCCAAGTTTTTCATGCCCACCATCCGAGGATCGGATGTCGGTAGCAAGAAACGCTACGCCGGCCTGAGCGTCGATGAGGAGGGACGGGAGGAGATGGTCTACCGTGGGCTGGAAATGGCCCGTAGCGACTGGACCCCACTGGCACGCCAGTTCCAAGATGGCTTGCTGTCACGCATCTTCCACGGCGAGCCCTATCAGGCGTTTGTGACCGACTACGCGCGATCCATGCTGGATGGTCAGATGGATGCGCTGCTCGTCTACCGCAAGCGTCTGCGCCACCGGCTCGATGCCTACGAGGTCAACGTACCGCCCCAGGTGCGTGCGGCCCGCATTGCTGATGCACACAACGCGAAGTTGAACCGTCCTCTGCAGTACCAGCGTGGTGGCTGGATCGAGTACGTGATGACCCAAAGTGGCCCCGAACCATTGGAGGCGCGGCATTCTCGCATTGACTATGAGCACTACCTCGTCAAGCAACTGCAGCCCATTGCCGATGCGATTCTTCAGCCGTTGGGGGATAGCTTTGTAGGATTGACCAGTACGCAGAAGGCGCTTTTTTAG
- a CDS encoding DNA/RNA non-specific endonuclease has translation MKSLAFRPVAAALALVFLSPFYVQARGHYDQSPLTVPHPTSFAQCRQFFVDGRPPVVPQRPALRELCYESFAVLHSGESKTPVYVAERLNRKILEDANEKRADRFFADARLPAAERAELEDYKHSGYSRGHMAPAGDMSTPTAMAQSFSLANMVPQNPQQNGGSWAKIEQDTRKYVLRASGDVYVITGPVFERGAPTIGGGRVRVPKYLFKLVYDASTGKSWAHWQENREGERVSAPISYAELVRRTGMEFLPATAR, from the coding sequence GTGAAATCTCTTGCCTTCCGCCCAGTGGCTGCAGCACTGGCACTCGTGTTTCTATCTCCGTTTTATGTACAGGCCCGAGGTCACTATGACCAAAGTCCGCTCACTGTTCCTCATCCCACCAGCTTCGCTCAATGTCGGCAATTTTTTGTGGATGGGCGTCCACCTGTCGTACCTCAGCGCCCTGCACTGCGGGAGCTTTGCTATGAGTCTTTTGCGGTGCTGCACAGCGGTGAGTCCAAGACCCCGGTGTATGTCGCAGAACGCTTGAATCGCAAGATCCTTGAGGACGCAAATGAGAAGCGAGCTGATCGCTTCTTCGCCGACGCACGCTTGCCAGCGGCGGAGCGCGCAGAGCTGGAGGACTACAAGCATTCCGGGTATTCGAGGGGGCACATGGCACCCGCTGGGGACATGTCGACACCCACGGCCATGGCACAGTCATTTAGCCTGGCCAATATGGTCCCGCAGAACCCTCAGCAAAACGGAGGTTCCTGGGCAAAGATCGAACAGGACACTCGCAAGTACGTCTTGCGTGCAAGCGGGGATGTGTATGTGATCACGGGGCCAGTGTTTGAGCGAGGTGCCCCCACCATTGGTGGCGGCCGGGTGCGTGTTCCCAAGTATCTGTTCAAACTGGTCTACGACGCCAGCACTGGCAAGTCATGGGCGCATTGGCAGGAGAACCGTGAGGGGGAGCGTGTATCGGCGCCTATCAGCTATGCGGAGCTGGTGCGACGTACAGGAATGGAGTTTCTTCCGGCTACCGCCCGATAG
- a CDS encoding metallophosphoesterase, protein MKLYVLSDLHAESAVFRPDAEALRAADVVVLAGDIHNGEYTPFWAREAFGDKPIILVAGNHEFYDRHWERCLMDMRKAARQCGVHFLENETLTIDGVDFLGATFWTDFELMGALNKEESIQAAKRLMADYRQIAGCTPERTIERHQASRTWLASELAKPLQRTRVVVTHHYPSPQSTAAEYEGEPANGAFGSALGREFFENTHLWIHGHTHTSFDYLEHGCRVVCNPRGYLRRGGHFENSQFDPGLLLTVNAVS, encoded by the coding sequence ATGAAGCTTTACGTACTCTCAGACCTCCACGCTGAATCGGCCGTCTTCAGACCCGACGCAGAGGCTTTGCGGGCAGCCGATGTGGTCGTGCTTGCAGGTGACATCCATAACGGCGAGTACACCCCCTTCTGGGCCAGGGAAGCCTTCGGAGACAAACCCATCATTCTGGTCGCCGGTAACCACGAGTTCTACGACCGGCACTGGGAGCGGTGCTTGATGGACATGCGCAAGGCCGCACGCCAGTGTGGCGTCCATTTCCTGGAAAACGAGACCCTCACTATCGACGGTGTGGATTTCCTGGGGGCCACTTTTTGGACCGACTTTGAGTTGATGGGCGCACTGAACAAAGAGGAATCCATCCAGGCTGCCAAGCGGTTGATGGCTGACTACCGCCAGATCGCTGGCTGCACGCCCGAGCGCACCATCGAGCGCCACCAAGCCAGTCGCACTTGGCTGGCCAGCGAACTGGCCAAGCCGCTTCAAAGAACGCGGGTCGTAGTGACCCACCATTACCCAAGTCCTCAGTCAACGGCAGCGGAGTACGAAGGTGAGCCTGCCAATGGAGCTTTTGGTTCAGCCCTGGGGCGCGAGTTTTTTGAAAACACCCACCTCTGGATTCACGGCCATACCCACACCTCGTTCGACTACCTAGAGCACGGCTGCAGAGTTGTCTGCAACCCTCGGGGGTACTTGCGCCGGGGTGGGCATTTCGAAAACAGCCAGTTTGACCCAGGGCTGCTACTGACGGTGAACGCAGTCAGTTGA
- a CDS encoding HAD domain-containing protein: MAILFLDFDGVLHPEHCHGSRHFCCLPVLEDTLRQVPQWQVVISSTWRLQKPFDQLRDRFSKDIAPRVIANTPRFNTLDDVPSTLVSYEREAECHAWLKANELSYLPWLALDDRSWLFRPFCKSLILVNGKTGLTPSGGDQLKERMRQLI, translated from the coding sequence ATGGCTATCCTGTTTCTGGACTTTGATGGGGTCCTTCACCCTGAACATTGCCATGGGTCCCGGCATTTCTGTTGCCTTCCTGTGCTGGAAGACACTCTGCGGCAAGTGCCCCAGTGGCAAGTCGTGATTTCCAGCACATGGCGGCTGCAAAAGCCGTTCGATCAACTGCGCGACCGGTTTTCTAAAGACATCGCACCCAGGGTGATTGCGAATACCCCCCGCTTCAACACTTTGGACGATGTTCCATCCACCCTTGTCAGCTATGAGCGGGAAGCTGAGTGCCATGCGTGGCTCAAGGCAAATGAACTATCCTATTTGCCCTGGCTGGCTTTGGATGACCGTTCATGGTTGTTTCGGCCGTTTTGTAAATCACTGATCTTGGTGAATGGCAAGACAGGCCTTACTCCTTCGGGGGGAGACCAGTTAAAGGAGAGGATGCGTCAGTTAATCTAA
- a CDS encoding HAD domain-containing protein: MTALSNSGSSPYLPASTPRSADVVLYLDLDGVVHHEKVLWHPSKGIFMSPYEAAGHALFEWVPILEAALEPYPAVALVLSSTWCIRPGYSATLKRLPPSLRARFIGGTYHKRVHGADPWNQSMFRSMPRGVQVQEDARRRKPRQWLALDDDVQDWPDVSKQNLITCEGGTGLSDPEVQRELREKLQRCHTALAR; the protein is encoded by the coding sequence ATGACGGCTTTGAGCAACTCTGGCTCCTCTCCATACCTGCCAGCCTCCACACCGCGCAGCGCCGACGTAGTGTTGTACCTAGACCTGGACGGCGTGGTGCACCACGAGAAAGTGCTTTGGCATCCCAGCAAAGGGATCTTCATGAGCCCATACGAAGCTGCGGGACACGCCTTGTTTGAGTGGGTGCCGATCCTGGAGGCAGCCCTTGAGCCCTATCCTGCGGTGGCTTTGGTGCTCAGCAGCACGTGGTGTATCAGGCCCGGCTACAGCGCAACACTCAAGCGGCTTCCCCCCTCCTTGCGCGCCCGCTTCATTGGCGGGACGTATCACAAGCGGGTACATGGTGCAGACCCCTGGAATCAGTCTATGTTCCGCAGCATGCCACGGGGCGTACAGGTGCAAGAGGATGCACGGCGCAGGAAGCCACGGCAGTGGCTTGCATTGGATGATGATGTGCAGGACTGGCCCGATGTGTCAAAGCAAAACCTGATCACATGTGAAGGGGGTACAGGGCTTTCTGATCCGGAGGTTCAGAGAGAACTCCGGGAGAAGCTTCAGCGTTGTCATACGGCACTGGCTAGGTGA
- a CDS encoding HU family DNA-binding protein: MNRAELVEILASKNDLSKAAAAAVLESFIDAVQTAVKKGDAVQLVGFGTFKSAKRAARTGKNPSTGAALKIPATTVPKFVAGTKFKAVVDPKAAKRKADKAAK; encoded by the coding sequence ATGAACCGCGCAGAACTCGTTGAAATCCTGGCTTCAAAGAACGACCTTTCCAAAGCTGCTGCTGCAGCAGTGCTGGAGTCTTTCATTGATGCCGTCCAAACTGCTGTCAAGAAGGGCGACGCTGTCCAACTCGTGGGCTTTGGCACTTTCAAGTCCGCCAAGCGCGCTGCTCGAACGGGCAAGAACCCCTCCACGGGGGCGGCCCTGAAGATCCCCGCAACCACAGTACCCAAGTTTGTAGCGGGTACCAAATTCAAGGCTGTGGTGGACCCCAAGGCTGCCAAGCGCAAGGCAGACAAAGCAGCCAAGTAA
- a CDS encoding helix-turn-helix domain-containing protein, producing the protein MNTFSNAFRAEVIRMARKELKPELQSLRKIITSHRSEIAALKREVKALASQLKSAHRVVSKAGATKAPAPVEADQPKQAAGGDFSAQAFADKRSELGITQKQMAQLVGASWLSVYKWESGKVHPRAAQMDRISKVLKLSKRKALALLSQD; encoded by the coding sequence ATGAACACGTTCTCCAATGCATTTCGTGCTGAAGTCATCCGGATGGCCCGCAAGGAGCTCAAGCCTGAGCTCCAGAGCCTGCGCAAAATCATTACCAGCCATCGTTCGGAGATTGCTGCGTTAAAGCGCGAAGTCAAGGCATTGGCCTCACAGTTGAAGTCTGCACACCGTGTGGTGTCCAAGGCTGGTGCTACTAAAGCTCCAGCTCCAGTCGAAGCGGATCAACCTAAGCAAGCTGCTGGTGGCGATTTCAGCGCCCAAGCGTTTGCAGACAAGCGCTCTGAGCTGGGTATCACTCAAAAGCAAATGGCGCAACTTGTAGGAGCCTCTTGGCTGTCTGTCTATAAGTGGGAGTCTGGCAAAGTCCATCCCCGTGCAGCACAGATGGACCGTATTTCCAAGGTTCTTAAGCTGAGCAAGCGCAAAGCTCTGGCTTTGCTGAGTCAGGACTAG